The following are encoded in a window of Microbacterium sp. LWO13-1.2 genomic DNA:
- a CDS encoding DUF6463 family protein → MTNQRGAASVSAPESTLGARTPADRLTIAAGVSLLVICALHTALFAVHPWWGEWLAGPFRTTQPPVDASVQFWGLPGGFVVPGVLLALLILGAGRRGKTMPAYVGTALGLWALACFWMVGPSGFVMVLVPAVLMIVARARSRRRGAEAAG, encoded by the coding sequence ATGACGAATCAACGAGGCGCAGCATCCGTTTCCGCTCCAGAGAGCACCCTCGGTGCGCGCACCCCCGCAGACCGGTTGACCATCGCCGCAGGCGTGTCGCTGCTCGTGATCTGCGCTCTGCACACGGCCCTCTTCGCGGTGCATCCATGGTGGGGGGAGTGGCTGGCCGGTCCGTTCCGGACCACGCAGCCGCCGGTCGACGCGAGCGTGCAGTTCTGGGGACTGCCCGGTGGCTTCGTCGTTCCGGGAGTGCTTCTGGCGCTCCTGATTCTCGGAGCCGGCCGGCGTGGGAAGACGATGCCCGCATACGTCGGCACGGCTCTCGGGCTCTGGGCGCTCGCGTGCTTCTGGATGGTCGGTCCCAGCGGCTTCGTGATGGTCCTGGTGCCCGCTGTGCTGATGATCGTCGCACGAGCCCGATCGCGGCGTCGTGGCGCAGAGGCGGCCGGATGA
- a CDS encoding phytanoyl-CoA dioxygenase family protein, translating to MSISSSVTSTLAVDYENRGVVQLRGLLSAAETAEIRDVFMDQVQTDNDFGHDDRISDGDPLARYPRFIHPHRRTELAVGRLARQWMLDPRIVDRVQEMVGPVYAAQSMFYFKPPGARGQALHQDNIFLQAHPETCIAAWVAIDDCDGVNGGLKVVPGSHRYEIICPGEADPEESFTSTEITLPEGFSAEQTELASGDVLFFHGSMVHGSGPNRSDDRFRRSLIFHYVPVDSIEISKFYNPLLRLDGSEVTIAESADGGACGDGWTPTAPH from the coding sequence ATGTCCATCTCAAGCAGTGTCACCTCAACCCTCGCCGTCGACTATGAGAACCGCGGCGTCGTCCAGCTTCGCGGCCTCCTGAGCGCGGCCGAGACCGCCGAGATCCGCGACGTGTTCATGGATCAGGTGCAGACCGACAACGACTTCGGCCACGACGACCGCATCAGCGATGGTGATCCCCTTGCCCGGTATCCGCGCTTCATCCATCCGCATCGACGCACCGAGCTGGCTGTCGGTCGTCTGGCACGTCAGTGGATGCTGGACCCACGCATCGTCGATCGGGTGCAGGAGATGGTCGGGCCGGTGTACGCGGCCCAGTCGATGTTCTACTTCAAGCCGCCGGGAGCCCGCGGACAGGCGCTTCATCAGGACAACATCTTCCTGCAGGCGCACCCGGAGACCTGCATCGCAGCGTGGGTCGCGATCGACGACTGCGACGGTGTGAATGGCGGGCTGAAGGTGGTGCCCGGCTCGCATCGCTACGAGATCATCTGCCCGGGCGAAGCCGACCCGGAGGAATCCTTCACGAGCACCGAGATCACCCTGCCCGAAGGCTTCTCCGCCGAGCAGACCGAGCTCGCCTCGGGAGATGTGCTCTTCTTCCACGGGAGCATGGTCCACGGTTCGGGTCCGAACCGGTCGGACGATCGTTTCCGGCGATCGCTCATCTTTCACTACGTCCCGGTGGACAGCATCGAGATCTCGAAGTTCTACAACCCCCTGCTGCGTCTCGACGGCAGCGAGGTCACGATCGCCGAATCCGCTGATGGCGGAGCATGCGGTGACGGGTGGACGCCGACCGCTCCTCACTGA
- a CDS encoding helix-turn-helix domain-containing protein, translating into MEDSAVIVSAVPPAETPHPHVIRVIAGEFAAGSDYSTWRENGTADWLLIHTIAGAGRVAGPAGDVITAAGDSILLRPHARHDYGTAASAWTLAYAHFHARAEWAPLLDWPIRGGGVGFVHAPGEVRLRILGGLRTSAAFSAGSMPQSELFAMNSLESALLWIDTQNPLRGRMDERLLRVIEHIGSSLAADLSVPALTGVARLSPSRLSHLFTESLGVSPQRYVERERLARAAQLLTTTDRAVNDIARDVGLSDPLYFSRRFSRLYGISPTGYRRRPSASAD; encoded by the coding sequence ATGGAAGATTCTGCTGTGATTGTCAGCGCGGTTCCTCCGGCGGAGACACCGCACCCTCATGTCATCCGCGTCATCGCCGGCGAGTTCGCCGCAGGCAGCGATTACTCGACCTGGCGCGAGAACGGCACGGCGGACTGGCTCCTCATCCACACCATCGCCGGCGCGGGTCGGGTGGCCGGACCCGCAGGTGACGTCATCACCGCGGCCGGCGACAGCATCCTCCTGCGCCCGCATGCGCGGCACGACTACGGCACGGCGGCGAGCGCGTGGACCCTGGCCTACGCCCATTTCCACGCACGCGCGGAGTGGGCGCCGCTTCTGGACTGGCCGATCCGAGGTGGAGGCGTCGGGTTCGTGCACGCACCGGGCGAGGTGCGGCTGCGCATCCTCGGCGGGCTGCGAACGTCTGCCGCGTTCTCCGCAGGATCCATGCCGCAGTCGGAGCTCTTCGCGATGAACAGCCTCGAGTCCGCGCTGCTGTGGATCGATACCCAGAACCCTCTGCGCGGTCGCATGGACGAACGCCTGCTCCGCGTGATCGAGCACATCGGCAGCAGCCTCGCCGCCGACCTGAGCGTGCCGGCACTCACCGGTGTGGCAAGGCTGTCGCCCTCGCGCCTCTCCCACCTCTTCACCGAAAGCCTCGGAGTCTCACCCCAGCGCTACGTGGAACGCGAGCGGCTCGCTCGTGCGGCGCAGCTCCTCACCACGACCGATCGCGCGGTGAACGACATCGCGCGCGATGTGGGCCTGTCCGACCCGCTGTACTTCTCCCGGCGATTTTCCCGGCTGTACGGAATCAGTCCGACCGGCTATCGTCGCCGACCGTCCGCATCCGCCGACTGA
- a CDS encoding substrate-binding domain-containing protein has translation MKISRTTAAVVAAFAVLAITGCTAPADKKPTASESEGFQCAEGETYVMNVMVSAHQYWVPVYQGFKQAAEAMGCETVFSGTPDYDISKQLASFEQDLVEKPAGVLLHPMQADPFIEPINSAIEDGVEVVTFAADSPESNRTSYVTSDNRAEAAFAAEEIVKVVGEEGEYAVLENPGQSNHDLRVTAFIEYMENKYPNMKLVGRQATNQDSTKAYQATGSILQANPDLDAMWIPEAGSAEGAAAAITEANADVLILHADITPTTLDLIKDGTIHLSVNPNQGIQGFMGFMTLFMAAHPDLIDPFNDYKESAYNPAQVPFVDNGFSVITKENAASFDLEKYMEGRTTE, from the coding sequence ATGAAGATCTCCCGCACCACCGCCGCCGTCGTCGCAGCATTCGCTGTCCTCGCGATCACCGGTTGCACGGCGCCAGCCGACAAGAAGCCGACCGCCTCGGAATCCGAAGGGTTCCAGTGCGCCGAAGGCGAGACCTACGTGATGAACGTCATGGTCTCCGCCCACCAGTACTGGGTTCCCGTCTACCAGGGGTTCAAGCAGGCCGCTGAGGCGATGGGATGCGAGACGGTGTTCTCCGGCACTCCCGACTACGACATCAGCAAGCAGCTCGCCTCGTTCGAACAGGATCTGGTCGAGAAGCCCGCCGGCGTGCTGCTGCACCCGATGCAGGCGGACCCGTTCATCGAGCCGATCAACTCCGCCATCGAAGACGGGGTCGAGGTGGTCACCTTCGCCGCCGACTCGCCCGAGTCCAACCGGACCTCCTACGTCACCTCCGACAACCGTGCTGAGGCTGCCTTCGCGGCCGAAGAGATCGTCAAGGTCGTCGGCGAGGAAGGCGAGTACGCGGTTCTCGAGAACCCCGGTCAGAGCAACCACGACCTGCGCGTCACCGCATTCATCGAGTACATGGAGAACAAGTACCCGAACATGAAGCTCGTCGGCCGCCAGGCGACCAACCAAGACAGCACCAAGGCATACCAGGCCACCGGCTCGATCCTGCAGGCCAACCCCGACCTCGATGCGATGTGGATCCCCGAAGCCGGCTCCGCCGAAGGCGCCGCCGCTGCCATCACCGAAGCGAACGCCGACGTGCTGATCCTCCACGCCGACATCACTCCCACGACGCTCGACCTCATCAAGGACGGAACGATCCACCTGTCGGTGAACCCGAACCAGGGCATCCAGGGATTCATGGGCTTCATGACGCTCTTCATGGCGGCGCACCCCGACCTGATCGATCCGTTCAACGACTACAAGGAGTCCGCGTACAACCCCGCCCAGGTCCCGTTCGTCGACAACGGATTCTCCGTCATCACCAAGGAGAACGCCGCGTCGTTCGACCTCGAGAAGTACATGGAAGGGCGCACGACCGAGTAA